Proteins encoded by one window of Micromonospora coxensis:
- a CDS encoding fumarate reductase/succinate dehydrogenase flavoprotein subunit, giving the protein MTTTTRIERHHYDVVVIGAGGAGLRAAIEARLAGKKTAIISKSLFGKAHTVMAEGGAAAAMGNVNSRDNWQVHFRDTMRGGKFLNNFRMAELHAKESPQRIWELETYGALFDRTKDGKISQRNFGGHEYPRLAHVGDRTGLELIRTLQQKIVSLQQEDKRDHGSYDARIKVFAETTITELLLDGDRVAGAFGYYRESGEFVLFEAPAVVLATGGVGRSYKVTSNSWEYTGDGHALALRAGATLINMEFLQFHPTGMVWPPSVKGILVTESVRGDGGVLKNSDGKRFMFDYVPDVFRKQYADNEAEADRWYKDPDNNRRPPELLPRDEVARAINSEVKAGRGTPAGGVYLDIASRLPAEEIRRRLPSMYHQFKELADVDITKEPMEVGPTCHYVMGGVEVDPDSGAAYGTVQGLFAAGEVSGGMHGSNRLGGNSLSDLLVFGKRAGGHAASYTDQLTARPKVSVGAVETAVEAALAPLQRDTGESPYTLQQDLQAVMGDLVGIIRREGELVDALSRLAELRERVAKVSASGGRRYNPGWHLALDLRNMLVVSECTAKAALERQESRGGHTREDFPTMDPTWRRVNLVCALDGDTVRLTHKPLPKIRPELITLFDRAELAKYLTDEELAEFDALAADAHAEEAGK; this is encoded by the coding sequence ATGACCACTACCACTCGCATCGAACGACACCACTACGACGTCGTCGTGATCGGGGCCGGCGGCGCCGGCCTGCGCGCGGCGATCGAGGCCCGGTTGGCCGGCAAGAAGACCGCGATCATCTCCAAGTCGCTCTTCGGCAAGGCGCACACCGTGATGGCCGAGGGCGGCGCGGCGGCCGCCATGGGGAACGTGAACAGCCGCGACAACTGGCAGGTGCACTTCCGCGACACCATGCGCGGCGGCAAGTTCCTCAACAACTTCCGGATGGCCGAGCTGCACGCGAAGGAGTCGCCGCAGCGGATCTGGGAGCTGGAGACGTACGGCGCGCTCTTCGACCGGACCAAGGACGGGAAGATCTCCCAGCGCAACTTCGGCGGGCACGAGTACCCGCGGCTGGCGCACGTCGGCGACCGGACCGGCCTGGAGCTGATCCGGACCCTCCAGCAGAAGATCGTCTCCCTCCAGCAGGAGGACAAGCGCGACCACGGCAGCTACGACGCACGGATCAAGGTCTTCGCCGAGACCACCATCACCGAGTTGCTGCTCGACGGCGACCGGGTCGCCGGAGCGTTCGGCTACTACCGGGAGTCCGGCGAGTTCGTCCTCTTCGAGGCGCCGGCGGTGGTCCTCGCCACCGGTGGCGTCGGCCGGTCCTACAAGGTCACCTCGAACTCCTGGGAGTACACCGGGGACGGGCACGCGCTGGCGCTGCGCGCCGGGGCCACCCTGATCAACATGGAGTTCCTCCAGTTCCACCCGACCGGCATGGTCTGGCCGCCCTCGGTGAAGGGCATCCTGGTCACCGAGTCGGTCCGGGGCGACGGCGGCGTGCTGAAGAACTCCGACGGCAAGCGGTTCATGTTCGACTACGTGCCCGACGTCTTCCGCAAGCAGTACGCGGACAACGAGGCCGAGGCGGACCGCTGGTACAAGGACCCGGACAACAACCGGCGCCCGCCGGAGCTGCTCCCCCGCGACGAGGTCGCCCGCGCGATCAACAGCGAGGTCAAGGCCGGTCGGGGTACGCCGGCCGGCGGCGTCTACCTGGACATCGCCTCGCGGCTGCCGGCCGAGGAGATCCGTCGCCGCCTGCCGTCGATGTACCACCAGTTCAAGGAGCTGGCCGACGTCGACATCACCAAGGAGCCGATGGAGGTCGGCCCGACCTGCCACTACGTGATGGGCGGCGTCGAGGTGGACCCGGACTCCGGGGCCGCGTACGGCACCGTGCAGGGGCTGTTCGCCGCTGGTGAGGTCTCCGGCGGCATGCACGGCTCCAACCGCCTCGGCGGCAACTCCCTGTCCGACCTGCTGGTCTTCGGCAAGCGGGCCGGCGGGCACGCGGCGTCGTACACCGATCAGCTCACCGCCCGCCCGAAGGTCTCGGTCGGCGCGGTGGAGACGGCGGTGGAGGCGGCGCTGGCGCCGTTGCAGCGGGACACCGGGGAGAGCCCGTACACCCTCCAGCAGGACCTCCAGGCGGTGATGGGGGATCTGGTCGGAATCATCCGCCGGGAAGGCGAGCTGGTGGACGCGCTGAGCCGGCTGGCGGAGCTGCGCGAGCGGGTGGCGAAGGTCAGCGCGAGCGGTGGCCGGCGCTACAACCCCGGCTGGCACCTGGCGCTGGACCTGCGCAACATGCTCGTGGTGTCGGAGTGCACCGCGAAGGCGGCGCTGGAGCGGCAGGAGTCCCGGGGCGGGCACACCCGGGAGGACTTCCCGACCATGGACCCGACCTGGCGACGGGTGAACCTGGTCTGCGCGCTGGACGGCGACACGGTGCGCCTGACGCACAAGCCGCTGCCGAAGATCCGGCCGGAGCTGATCACCCTGTTCGACCGCGCGGAACTGGCCAAGTACCTGACCGACGAGGAGCTCGCCGAGTTCGACGCCCTCGCTGCGGACGCTCACGCTGAGGAGGCGGGCAAGTAA
- a CDS encoding succinate dehydrogenase/fumarate reductase iron-sulfur subunit, translating into MGSKRQFRIWRGDETGGDLQDYMVEVNEGEVVLDIIHRLQATDAPDLACRWNCKAGKCGSCSMEINGKPRLSCMTRMSTFEEDETVTVTPLRTFPIIRDLVTDVSFNYEKARETPAFAPPPGVAPGDYRMQQVDVERSQEFRKCIECFLCQNVCHVIRDHEENKPAFAGPRFFIRAAELDMHPLDAKTDRKEYAQAEQGLGYCNITKCCTEVCPEHIKITDNGIIPMKERVVDRRYDPLVWLGSKIFRRGDTPQSTASSAGKESVVHSGARQAGVHSHAGGSHDPAAEVQAQKGVNWHREVPHPTAPAVDASGKLPLTELTFDRAAAPSPFGDDVTFPLPPEHLNFAHPSQDEKH; encoded by the coding sequence ATGGGCAGCAAGCGACAGTTCCGCATCTGGCGGGGCGACGAGACCGGCGGTGACCTGCAGGACTACATGGTCGAGGTGAACGAGGGCGAGGTGGTCCTCGACATCATCCACCGGCTCCAGGCCACCGACGCGCCCGACCTGGCCTGCCGCTGGAACTGCAAGGCGGGCAAGTGCGGGTCCTGCTCGATGGAGATCAACGGCAAGCCGCGGCTGAGCTGCATGACCCGGATGTCCACCTTCGAGGAGGACGAGACGGTCACCGTCACTCCGCTGCGCACCTTCCCGATCATCCGGGACCTGGTCACCGACGTCTCCTTCAACTACGAGAAGGCGCGGGAGACGCCGGCGTTCGCGCCGCCGCCGGGGGTGGCTCCGGGCGACTACCGGATGCAGCAGGTCGACGTGGAGCGCTCGCAGGAGTTCCGCAAGTGCATCGAGTGCTTCCTGTGCCAGAACGTCTGCCACGTCATCCGTGACCACGAGGAGAACAAGCCGGCCTTCGCCGGCCCGCGCTTCTTCATCCGCGCCGCGGAGCTGGACATGCACCCGCTGGACGCGAAGACCGACCGCAAGGAGTACGCGCAGGCGGAGCAGGGCCTGGGCTACTGCAACATCACGAAGTGCTGCACGGAGGTCTGCCCCGAGCACATCAAGATCACTGACAACGGGATCATCCCCATGAAGGAGCGGGTCGTCGACCGCAGGTACGATCCCCTCGTGTGGCTTGGTAGCAAGATCTTCCGTCGGGGTGACACGCCCCAGAGCACCGCGAGCAGCGCGGGGAAGGAGTCCGTGGTGCACAGCGGCGCTCGTCAGGCTGGGGTCCACTCGCACGCGGGAGGGTCGCACGACCCGGCCGCGGAGGTGCAGGCCCAGAAGGGCGTGAACTGGCACCGCGAGGTCCCGCACCCGACCGCCCCGGCGGTGGACGCCAGCGGCAAGCTGCCGCTGACGGAGTTGACCTTCGACCGCGCGGCGGCGCCGTCGCCGTTCGGTGACGACGTCACCTTCCCGCTGCCCCCGGAGCACCTCAACTTCGCTCACCCGAGCCAGGACGAGAAGCACTGA
- a CDS encoding 4a-hydroxytetrahydrobiopterin dehydratase, with protein MRALFSSRAKHDYLSDALTLLGGWTREGEQIRRTLVMDDTQHAALTERVKVVADALRLRPEISRRDRETQIRVGHGDGEPLTEGEVLLAARIEDAYRAVTEH; from the coding sequence ATGCGCGCGCTGTTCAGCAGCCGGGCGAAGCACGACTACCTCAGCGACGCGCTGACCCTCCTGGGCGGCTGGACCCGCGAGGGTGAGCAGATCCGACGCACCCTCGTCATGGACGACACCCAGCACGCGGCGCTGACCGAACGGGTCAAGGTGGTGGCGGACGCGCTGCGGCTGCGCCCCGAGATCAGCCGGCGCGACCGCGAGACGCAGATCCGGGTCGGGCACGGCGACGGCGAGCCGCTCACCGAGGGCGAGGTCCTGCTGGCCGCCCGCATCGAGGACGCGTACCGGGCGGTCACCGAGCACTGA
- a CDS encoding PH domain-containing protein, with product MANATYDRKEQFQQIQSGLLDGEQIIAVYDAVGTGTGFIGLTDRRVIIQDRSFIGKRYAITSIPYSKITSVSVVSNKSWGGSFFSTGAIAVHVGTHTYEVEFRGAQKSHHVHNVILHYIS from the coding sequence ATGGCCAATGCGACGTACGACCGCAAGGAGCAGTTCCAACAGATCCAGAGTGGACTGCTCGACGGAGAACAGATCATCGCCGTCTACGACGCCGTCGGCACCGGCACCGGCTTCATCGGGCTGACCGACCGCCGGGTGATCATCCAGGACCGCTCCTTCATCGGCAAGCGGTACGCGATCACCAGCATCCCGTACTCGAAGATCACCAGCGTGAGCGTGGTCAGCAACAAGTCGTGGGGCGGGTCCTTCTTCTCCACCGGGGCGATCGCCGTCCACGTCGGCACGCACACCTACGAGGTGGAGTTCCGGGGCGCGCAGAAGAGCCACCACGTGCACAACGTGATCCTGCACTACATCTCCTGA
- a CDS encoding DUF4190 domain-containing protein, whose translation MTADDSRPRRPVLPGVPEAADEGWEPWAGPGTPRGRTSRLAIAAFVLGLLGGVLGAVLAVVALRRIRRTGERGRGLAVAGLVLFGVWALVLLLVLTVPPSRPDPPSGVRGLRVGDCFRVDDTPSGTRTAPDEVTEVPCTEPHDAELVDRLPGYERYADEAYPGTAALSARAETACRRQQRSYVLDPLSLPAEVRLRWYVPSRVEWTTDPQITCYLAAGGSPLTRPLRQDATVLRPEQLAFLMAVRDFDEARGVLAAQGPTASPAELRTMVERAASAHAGMWLALSGGTWPAPAQEPIGKLVAQAQGAAVAWRDAEKAPDRDQMLRLVAQAEQRRDPQTELAVRRALGLSTTQGEPAR comes from the coding sequence ATGACCGCGGACGACAGCAGGCCGAGGCGACCCGTGCTCCCAGGGGTGCCGGAGGCGGCCGACGAGGGGTGGGAGCCGTGGGCCGGCCCCGGGACGCCGCGCGGCCGGACGAGCCGGCTCGCCATCGCCGCCTTCGTCCTGGGTCTGCTCGGCGGTGTGCTCGGGGCGGTCCTCGCGGTGGTCGCGCTGCGCCGGATCCGCCGGACCGGCGAGCGGGGCCGGGGGCTCGCCGTCGCCGGCCTGGTGCTCTTCGGCGTGTGGGCGCTGGTGCTGCTCCTGGTCCTCACGGTGCCGCCGTCCCGGCCCGACCCGCCGTCCGGCGTGCGAGGGCTGCGGGTCGGGGACTGCTTCCGGGTCGACGACACCCCTTCGGGTACGCGCACCGCGCCGGACGAGGTCACCGAGGTGCCGTGCACCGAGCCGCACGACGCGGAGCTGGTCGACCGGCTGCCCGGCTACGAGCGGTACGCCGACGAGGCGTACCCGGGCACGGCCGCGCTCTCGGCCCGGGCGGAGACCGCGTGCCGGCGGCAGCAGCGCAGCTACGTGCTCGACCCGCTGTCGCTCCCCGCCGAGGTGCGGCTGCGCTGGTACGTCCCGTCACGGGTGGAGTGGACGACGGACCCGCAGATCACCTGCTACCTGGCGGCCGGCGGGAGCCCGCTGACCCGGCCGCTGCGGCAGGACGCCACCGTGCTGCGCCCGGAACAGTTGGCGTTCCTGATGGCGGTGCGCGACTTCGACGAGGCCCGTGGCGTCCTCGCCGCCCAGGGGCCGACCGCCTCGCCGGCCGAGCTGCGCACGATGGTGGAGCGCGCGGCCTCCGCGCACGCCGGCATGTGGCTGGCGCTCAGCGGCGGCACCTGGCCGGCGCCGGCCCAGGAGCCGATCGGCAAGCTGGTCGCTCAGGCCCAGGGCGCGGCGGTGGCCTGGCGGGACGCGGAGAAGGCCCCCGACCGTGACCAGATGCTCCGCCTGGTGGCGCAGGCCGAGCAGCGCCGCGACCCGCAGACCGAACTGGCCGTACGGCGGGCCCTGGGGCTCTCCACGACGCAGGGCGAACCGGCCCGCTGA
- a CDS encoding AfsR/SARP family transcriptional regulator: MDGPDFRILGPVGVWQHECQLRPTNAQQRTLLAMFLLTPATVVSFDHLVTALWGESPPASARNAVQGHVSRLRKLLTGLPDVGLVTAGQGYRLDVDPQLVDLHRFRTLVERARDSRPAEAGKLLETGLALWRGPVFVDVAGDWLPATVAPALEEERLRACEHQAEVELGLGRHLDVVARLSTLAARYPLRESLLALLMTALHLSGRRCDALTVFRDARQRFVDELGIEPGRNLQRLHRRLLDQEPPSTAPLDRHPVTDACPRQLPADVAYFTGRERQLAVLDALVPQDGVPATGLIAVTGGAGVGKTALTVHWAHRVAHLFPDGQLFLDLRGFHPTGSVMSPAEAMSRLLSALRVPAQRLPADVAGQADLFRTVVADKRLLLVLDNARDADQVRPLLPGATGCLVLVNSRQQMPGLVAAHGAHPLTLDRPSQQEAWDLLSARIGERRLADDPAAGEEIVARCGRLPLALAVVSARAVTNPDFPLAALAAELSGCRGGLDAFANGDTSTDVRSVFSWSYGALGEEAARLFRLLGLHPGPEISASAAASLADRPVARTRPLLGELTRIRLLNEPTPGRYAFHDLLRAYATELVHTVDPAEVRRAALRRFLDHCLHTARRADLLLEPNRDPVPLPAPAPGADLLAFDDPAQAAAWFAEERGVLLAAVEHAAAERFPGHAWQLAWVIKPVLSRQGHWHDQLVVLRVAVAAADDCGDRAAQAELRRYLASTYDRLGRYPDAHRQYQQALDLHLESGNRTGQAHVQLDVARLLDRQRRHHDSLRHAQLALDLYRQVGHRIGQARSLSGLGWEHAQLGEHDQALARCREALALLQAIGDRHGEAESWDSVGYVHHQRGDYPQAIECYRRCLDLLGDFGDRFVRALSTTHLGESLLASGDPDGADAAWRSALRILDDLDHPGADRLSERIGLLLARPVPPHRITVSSRTPADRAPVGP, encoded by the coding sequence CGACGTCGACCCCCAACTGGTCGACCTGCACCGGTTCCGGACGCTGGTCGAGCGGGCGCGCGACAGCCGGCCCGCCGAGGCCGGGAAGCTGCTGGAGACCGGGCTGGCGCTCTGGCGCGGCCCGGTGTTCGTCGACGTCGCCGGCGACTGGCTGCCCGCCACCGTCGCACCGGCCCTGGAGGAGGAGCGGCTCCGCGCGTGCGAGCACCAGGCCGAGGTCGAACTCGGCCTGGGCAGGCACCTCGACGTCGTCGCGCGACTGTCCACGCTCGCCGCCCGGTATCCGCTGCGGGAGAGCCTGCTCGCCCTGTTGATGACGGCGCTGCACCTCTCCGGCCGGCGCTGCGACGCCCTGACGGTGTTCCGGGACGCCCGACAGCGGTTCGTCGACGAACTGGGCATCGAGCCGGGGCGGAACCTGCAGCGTCTGCACCGGCGGCTGCTGGACCAGGAGCCACCCTCGACGGCACCGCTCGACCGCCACCCCGTCACCGACGCCTGCCCGCGACAACTGCCCGCCGACGTCGCGTACTTCACCGGCCGGGAGCGGCAGTTGGCCGTGCTGGACGCGCTGGTGCCGCAGGACGGCGTCCCCGCCACCGGCCTGATCGCGGTGACCGGTGGTGCGGGGGTGGGCAAGACCGCCCTCACCGTGCACTGGGCCCACCGCGTCGCCCACCTCTTCCCCGACGGGCAGCTCTTCCTCGACCTGCGCGGCTTCCACCCGACCGGGTCGGTGATGTCGCCGGCCGAGGCGATGTCCCGCCTGCTGTCCGCCCTGCGGGTGCCGGCCCAACGGCTGCCCGCCGACGTGGCGGGGCAGGCCGACCTGTTCCGGACCGTCGTCGCCGACAAGCGGCTCCTGCTGGTGCTCGACAACGCCCGCGACGCCGACCAGGTCCGCCCGCTGCTGCCCGGCGCCACCGGCTGCCTCGTCCTGGTCAACAGCCGTCAGCAGATGCCGGGTCTGGTCGCGGCGCACGGCGCCCACCCGCTCACCCTGGACCGCCCGTCGCAGCAGGAGGCGTGGGACCTGCTGTCCGCACGCATCGGCGAGCGACGCCTCGCCGACGACCCGGCGGCCGGCGAGGAGATCGTCGCGCGGTGCGGGCGGCTGCCCCTCGCGCTGGCGGTCGTGTCGGCGCGCGCCGTCACCAACCCCGACTTCCCGCTCGCGGCGCTCGCGGCCGAACTAAGCGGGTGCCGAGGTGGCCTGGACGCCTTCGCGAACGGCGACACCAGCACCGACGTCCGCAGCGTCTTCTCGTGGTCGTACGGCGCGCTCGGCGAGGAGGCGGCCCGCCTCTTCCGCCTGCTCGGCCTGCACCCCGGCCCCGAGATCAGCGCGTCCGCCGCGGCCAGCCTCGCCGACCGTCCGGTGGCCCGGACGCGTCCGCTGCTCGGCGAGCTGACCCGGATCCGCCTGCTCAACGAGCCCACCCCCGGGCGGTACGCCTTCCACGACCTGCTGCGGGCCTACGCCACCGAACTCGTCCACACCGTCGACCCGGCCGAGGTCCGGCGCGCCGCGCTGCGCCGGTTCCTCGACCACTGCCTGCACACCGCCCGGCGAGCGGACCTGCTGCTGGAGCCCAACCGGGACCCCGTCCCGCTGCCGGCCCCCGCGCCCGGGGCCGACCTGCTGGCGTTCGACGACCCGGCGCAGGCCGCGGCGTGGTTCGCCGAGGAACGCGGGGTCCTGCTCGCCGCCGTCGAACACGCCGCCGCCGAGCGCTTTCCCGGTCATGCCTGGCAACTCGCCTGGGTGATCAAGCCGGTCCTGAGCCGCCAGGGGCACTGGCACGACCAACTGGTCGTCCTGCGGGTGGCGGTGGCGGCGGCGGACGACTGCGGGGACCGGGCGGCGCAGGCCGAACTGCGCCGTTACCTGGCCAGCACCTACGACCGGTTGGGCCGCTACCCGGACGCGCACCGGCAGTACCAGCAGGCCCTCGACCTGCACCTGGAGTCGGGGAACCGCACCGGGCAGGCGCACGTGCAGCTGGACGTGGCCCGCCTGCTCGACCGGCAGCGCCGGCACCACGACTCGCTCCGGCACGCGCAGCTCGCCCTGGACCTCTACCGCCAGGTCGGCCACCGGATCGGGCAGGCCCGCAGCCTGAGCGGGCTCGGCTGGGAGCACGCCCAGCTCGGCGAGCACGACCAGGCGCTGGCCCGTTGCCGGGAGGCGCTGGCCCTGCTCCAGGCGATCGGTGACCGGCACGGTGAGGCGGAGAGCTGGGACAGCGTCGGATACGTCCACCACCAGCGGGGTGACTATCCACAGGCCATCGAGTGCTACCGGCGCTGCCTCGACCTGCTGGGGGACTTCGGCGACCGGTTCGTGCGGGCGTTGAGCACGACCCATCTCGGCGAGAGCCTGCTCGCCTCCGGCGACCCCGACGGGGCCGACGCGGCGTGGCGGTCGGCCCTGCGGATCCTCGACGACCTGGACCACCCGGGCGCCGACCGGCTCAGCGAACGGATCGGCCTGCTGCTGGCCCGGCCGGTCCCGCCCCACCGGATCACGGTGTCGTCGCGGACGCCGGCGGACCGGGCGCCCGTCGGCCCGTAG
- a CDS encoding metallopeptidase TldD-related protein, protein MDGIARAGGADGVARLCVDRLADLDGAALGVRAAAKARAAADPVELPPGRYEVVLEPAAVADLLQNLAWFGFNGKRYAERQSFAEPGAAQFDPTVTLVDDPLHGSTLPYDLEGTPRRPLALVEAGTTRAVAHDRRSGAEVGTGSTGHGMLGGSTFGPMPHNIRLLAEASAPGGATLLAEASGSGRVTAPSGVAGAVVDADTAALVAGVERGLLVSDFWYTRVLDPKSLVVTGLTRNGVWLVEDGVPVRAVRDFRFTESYPRALGPGRVRGLGRRSVRQPDRVEGVWWEAPPLRLAEWNFTGGASG, encoded by the coding sequence ATGGACGGCATCGCCCGGGCCGGTGGCGCGGACGGGGTGGCCCGACTCTGCGTCGACCGGCTCGCCGACCTCGACGGCGCGGCGCTGGGCGTGCGGGCCGCCGCCAAGGCCCGGGCCGCCGCCGACCCGGTCGAGCTGCCGCCGGGCCGGTACGAGGTGGTGCTGGAGCCGGCCGCCGTGGCCGACCTGTTGCAGAACCTCGCCTGGTTCGGCTTCAACGGCAAGCGGTACGCCGAGCGGCAGTCCTTCGCCGAGCCGGGCGCCGCCCAGTTCGATCCGACGGTGACCCTGGTCGACGACCCGCTGCACGGCTCCACCCTCCCGTACGACCTGGAGGGCACCCCCCGACGGCCGCTCGCCCTGGTCGAGGCCGGGACGACCCGCGCGGTGGCGCACGACCGGCGCAGCGGCGCGGAGGTGGGCACCGGGTCGACCGGCCACGGCATGCTCGGCGGGTCCACCTTCGGGCCGATGCCGCACAACATCCGGCTCCTCGCCGAGGCGTCGGCGCCCGGCGGGGCAACCCTCCTCGCCGAGGCGTCGGGGTCCGGCCGGGTCACCGCACCGAGTGGCGTGGCCGGGGCGGTGGTCGACGCGGACACGGCGGCGCTGGTCGCCGGGGTCGAGCGGGGGTTGCTGGTCAGCGACTTCTGGTACACCCGGGTGCTCGACCCGAAGAGTCTGGTGGTGACCGGCCTGACCCGCAACGGGGTGTGGCTGGTCGAGGACGGCGTGCCGGTCCGGGCGGTCCGCGACTTCCGCTTCACCGAGTCGTACCCCCGGGCGTTGGGACCGGGCCGGGTGCGTGGACTGGGCCGGCGGTCGGTCCGCCAACCCGACCGGGTGGAGGGCGTCTGGTGGGAGGCGCCGCCGTTGCGGCTGGCCGAGTGGAACTTCACCGGCGGCGCGTCGGGCTGA
- a CDS encoding (deoxy)nucleoside triphosphate pyrophosphohydrolase: MIVGAAIIAGGRVLACARSAPPEVAGMYEFPGGKVEPGESEVAALVRECAEELAVRVEIGQRVGRDVRMAHGRSVLKVYTARLLHGDEPRALEHSAMRWLSATELDTVTWLPADAPIVAALRPLLLAATL; the protein is encoded by the coding sequence GTGATCGTCGGCGCGGCGATCATCGCCGGTGGGCGGGTGCTGGCCTGCGCGCGGTCGGCCCCGCCCGAGGTGGCCGGGATGTACGAGTTCCCCGGCGGCAAGGTCGAGCCGGGCGAGAGCGAGGTCGCGGCCCTGGTCCGCGAGTGCGCCGAGGAACTGGCCGTACGCGTCGAGATCGGCCAACGGGTCGGCCGCGACGTACGGATGGCCCACGGCCGCTCGGTGCTCAAGGTGTACACCGCCCGCCTGCTGCACGGTGACGAGCCCCGAGCGCTGGAGCACTCCGCCATGCGCTGGCTCTCCGCCACCGAGCTGGACACCGTCACCTGGCTCCCCGCCGACGCGCCCATCGTCGCCGCCCTCCGTCCGCTCCTGCTCGCCGCCACCCTCTGA